The Theobroma cacao cultivar B97-61/B2 chromosome 2, Criollo_cocoa_genome_V2, whole genome shotgun sequence genome includes the window CTCAGCAACATACCGGTAGTAATCACCTTTCCTAAATCCAAATCACAAAACCCATCAAAATTTCCTCAAATAAAAAGTACATAACCTGGAAAAATTGATCAGCAAAAGCATCAAggaataattaaattaaaacaacgAGGAGAAAGAAGAACTTACATCTTGTAGTAAAAAACAGTGGCTTCACCAGAGTTAGAAGAAGGGATGAGATGCTTGTCAATGATGCCCAAAATGTCAGTGCAGATCTTGGAGAGCTCTTCCTCAACCTTTTGGCGGTACCCTTTGATCAGCTTGACATTCTCTTCATTCCCCTTCGACTCCTCCTTCTGTTCGATCGAAGACATGATCCGCCACGAAGCTCTCCGCGCACCGATCACGTTCTTGTATCCCACGGACAGAAGGTTCCTTTCTTCCACTGTCAGCTCGCAACCGAGTTTCGCTACTTGTTTCATAGTCTCCACCATTTCTGTTTCccgaaaaataaaaaaaataaaaacccaaaaatctcaaacgATGAAAAGTTGGAATTCagataaaaaaaatcgaaACCCAATGATTCTTTTTCCTTCGTTGTGATTTACCTTCGTAACGTTCGGCTTGTTCGGCGAGTTTGGCCATGTAAACATGAGtctctctctccttctctGTATTAGACATTGTTGATAACAGATTgaaaagaagacaaaaaaaaaaaaaaaacacgaACAAAACAGAGCGCTTAAAGGAGAAAGGGACAGAGATTTGAGGAATGGGAGAGGGAAAGGGAGGATGAATTTTTATAGAGGAGAGTGGAAGAAGGAGCAAAGTATGGGGTGAAGGGAAGACCGGATCTGGACCGTTAGTTGAAGAAGGAGCGCGCGATTCGttatttctttgttatttCCTCAAACTTGGATTTATTCAATCCCTTTCTGTCGGGGATTGGgctttttttggaaaattaaaTGATGCTCCTCACGTGCTCCTTTgctttggttttttctttttattatttttcataaatttatttaaactactttttttttctagttatttgataataataataataataatcctTTGGGTAATTGGTTTATAGAGTTTTCAGTCtattttgtttgtattaaTGTATGAACAATAATACATTGTAATAATTCGAGTCCGAATATCACTAGtctaataatattttgaatcTAAATTATATGatagttaaaatttaaattcaagttATTAACAGTGGTTGACTTAAGGTTTTATATAAAtgttaataattatatttataccTGTTGTAAGAtgagatattatttttacatttgaattgagaaaatgttttaaaagtAACTCCCAAAATAGTATGTTTTTTACTTCAGCGACATGGGGTTGTAGCTCAAATGGTAGAGCGCTCGCTTTGCATGCGAGAGGTACAGGGTTCGATCCCCTGCAACTCCAGGTTACCGCATTTTTCCCaacattgatttatttgtttggTTTTTCGGATAAAATCGAAACCTGGTTCCTTCCTGTTCCTCTAACTAAAAATGTTGACAAGGAGATTAGAACCCCTCCTTAAACCTTTGTCTAATTCTCACCTCCGGCTCATAGCCACCGAGTCAACTCACCCACAACTCACTAACCACCCTAACCCTCCCAACCCCATAACCCCAATCAACCAATCAACTCTCCTCAAAGTCTGCACCATCCTCTACCAACAGCAAAACTCACCTGACTCACGCCTCCACTCGTCCCTCTCTTCTTCCAATCCTTCCATCAACCCTGAATTCTTCCTTCAAGTTTGCAACACTCACCCTTACTCATGGCGCCCCATCTACCGTTTCTTTCTCTACACCCGAAAGCTCCCCCACTTCACTCACAACTCCCTCACCTTCAACAAAATGTTGGACGTCATTGGAAAATCCAGAAACATTGAACTTTTCTGGGAAACCTGTCAAGAAATGGGAAAACTCGGTTTGGTCAATGATAAGACTTTCAGGATAGCTTTAAAGACTTTAGCTTCAGCTAGGGAGTTGAAGAAATGCGTGGAGTTTTTCCATTTGATGAATGAGTTTGGGGTTGGGTACAAGCTGGAGACTTTAAATAAGGTGGTGGAAAGTTTGTGTAAAGATAAGTTAGTGGAAGAGGCAAAGTTTGTGACTTTCAAGTTGAAAGAGTGGGTTAAGCCAAATGGGGTTACTTATAAATGGTTGATATGGGGATTCTGTGATGTGGGTGACTTGATTGAGGCTTCAAAGGTTTGGAATTTGATGGTGGATGAAGGACTTGAGCCTGATGTTGAGGCTGTGGAGACGATGATGGAGACATTTTTCAAGACCAACAAGTTTGATGAGGCAATGAAGGCTTTCCAAATGATGAGAGTTGAGAGAATGGATGATTTGGGGCTTTCAAGTTACAGGCTTGTGATCAAATGGATGTGCAAAAGAGGCAAGGTTGAGCAAGCCAATGGGGTGTTCGAGGAAATGCGCCAAAGAGGGATCCAAGCTGATAATCTGACACTGGCTTCGATCATATACGGGCTTCTAGCAAGAGGGAGGATCAGGGAGGCTTACAGGATTGCGGAAGGGATCGAGAAGCCGGATATCAGTGTCTACCATGCACTAATCAAGGGGCTGTTGAGATTGAGGAAGGCAAGTGAAGCAACCCAGGTGTTCAGAGAGATGATAAACAGAGGGTGTGAGCCTATAATGCATACATACATCATGCTATTGCAAGGGCATTTGGGGAAGAGAGGGAGGAAAGGACATGACCCATTGGTGAATTTTGACACAATCTTTGTTGGAGGTTTGGTTAAAGCTGGGAAGACACTAGAGGCAACCAAGTATGTGGAGAGAACAATGAAAGGAGGAATGGAGGTGCCTAGATTTGATTACAATAAGTTCTTACACTACTACTCAAACGAGGAAGGTGTAGCTATGTTTGAGGAGGTGGGGAAGAAATTACGGGAAGTTGGGTTGTTTGATTTGGCTGATATATTGGAGAGATATGGGCAGAAAATGGCCACTAGAgataaaagaagagagagataTGGGCAGTAGAGCAACAAGGAGAACCTTCACAAAGTCATTTCCCCTTTGCTTTTTAAAGGACAACCTTCCTTATCTCTGAGACAAACTTCTTTTCAATGGGGTTCTGATATCTCTTCTCCAAGCTTTGGCCAGCTTTTGGAACACTACTGCATGTGCATAGAGAcagaagagaaagagacagAGCTTGTTTTTGATCTATTTGTAATTATCACATTTCGTGGGGAATTGCACAGCAATGCTGGTTCAATACAAAGGATGAGTtcaatatcaaataataaagaaataaacaaactcaaaattaagacaaaagtaaaaaaaaaaaaaattggatgaAAGAATTGCTACAAATGCCTtgaccaaaaagaaaaggaaaaagaaagaaaaaggaattgcAGCTACTTCTGCAGCAAACCTCTTTTCTAATCTACAGCCTCTATCATGCTCCTTGTTTCAGTCAATTGATATCTCAAACCTGTTGAGACTCCAGAACAGTATCTCACGTTATGATGCTGCTGATAGTTCATCCTCTGACAAAATAACTACATCAGTTCCGAcacaaaatattaaatatggATTATCATTTTAGTTCGAACAGAACAGATAGCTAGTGTCTCTGGAAAAATGCTAACTACATCTGAAAATTGACTTCTGCAATGTGCCAACACCGAGGTTTTATAGGTGGATGCAAAATCATTGGACCAATGATACCATCAAAAACTTGAGAGGATCTAATTGGCTCGGAAGCAAACAAGCAGCTAGAAGCATAAATTGGTGAACAAGGCGACTTATCCTGTGGACCTAAAAACCAAATCCAATTCCAATGTCATGAGATATCAACTAATCTAAGGTTCGAACAATAtgtgttatattttaattagctGTGCATGCGTGGTTCGGCTAACATTAATTTGTGCATGACTGCATGTGTGAGTTACAGAATGTGTCTTGGTGGGTTAAATAGAGGATTACCAGATCAAAAAAATTGTACACATCCATAGTCATGCGACCTCCAGGTGCTAGATCAGTCATTTTTTCACAAATGGTTTCTGACAAACAAGTAGCCGCTGATCACTACCATTCTGAAGGTCGATCACCCTTGCATCCCATCGTATCTGTGTAGCATGTGCACGTGCCCACTCTATAGCTCCCAATTTATCAGAGAGCACGACCCAACCCTGCAAACAAACATCAAAGCACATATCATGTAGATCAATAGTTGTCCAAGTAATAGCTATTTCAGGAAATATTCATTAATACAACAAATTCTATGATGCATGCAAAGAAATGGCATTGTAGGGCATTGATTAAAAGTATTATTTTCCTCCAAACAATCTAACAACCAAAGGAGAGGCATCAGAGGCAATTCCTGCATTAAAATGGAATGAGACAAAAAAGGGGCACTGCATTAAAtttcaagaaagaaaagtaacGATACCTCAGGACGCAGAATTCGATCCATCTCTACAAATAAGTCCATCAAACTGCACCTCTCTGAAGAGAGATGTGAGAGGAGCCCATTCGCATGAAGCATGTCATATGTCCGAGGATATGTTGGGAATGGTTCACACCTGAGAACACCAGACATATCAAATAAGCCAAATTTGTATTCAGCATTTGACAGCTGGTATGAGAATTGAGTTTTCTTGAAAACACAACTTTTGAATGTTCAACTGGAGCATACAAAACCAATAATCAAGTGACCACCTTTTAGACCTCATTCATACTTTAAGACTTTAAAGTTCAGACtctgaaagaaaattttatcaGTATAGTTGGTAAACCATGTCTTTACATTTTCTTGAGTAACTCAAACAAGTTAGATGCCACTGCCTAAATTGAGCAAATACATCAAATAAGCTTTACGAATTAGTCTCCATTCAGATGACAATTCATATTCAGAAGTTTCTATAAGGATATCATTTAATATCTTGTAGGTTCAGCCTGTACAGAACATTCACACACAATGGCCACTAGtgttcaaatttaaaaaataaactcaaaagagagaaaactcTACACTCAGACTccaaatgtaaattttattagcAGTCTATTACAGTTAACCATGTCTTTACTTCTAAAAACTTGTGAAGATTTATACCTCAAATAATGATGTCAAAAATTGAACTCCAAACCAGCTTATAACTATCAACTTAAACGAATTACTTtaatgaagttaaaaaaaaaactaaccaGTCGTGCAAAACACCAGGAAAACCTCGATCAAGGATGAGAGGAAGTGTATTGCGTGCACTAACAGGCACAACATTCATCACCCACACTGATTTCTTTTCCTCCAGGAATGCAGCATTCAAACCCCCATAATGAGCATTCATGTCCATCACATTGCGTACCATATTAAATGGAGGCAATGGGTCTTCATCACCTGGCCTCTTGGGATGGTCAGAAAAAATTAAGGGTGTGAGCAAAGACCAATAGTTTTTTAAAGCTGATTGCCAAACTTGCAAGTCATCAAAGAAATCTTCTGTACTGACACCTGTAAGGATGAATTTACATCAATATACAAGCCAAATAAAGCCGTCTAATACATACACTGTGGATGGAACATTGCTACACAACAGCAAAATGAAAAGGCAGGTGcagggagaaaagaaattttgggTTGGAAAAATACTTTCCGTGAACTTCAAGCTCTGCAGAGCTCAAATGTGAGCTAGAGGACCTGTTCTGAATGGGAATCCAGCGTTTGCTGGAAGCTCCAATAACACATGGCATCAAGGCCTGATAATAGGGAGCATCACGTCCTTCTTTGCAAAGGGGTACATCATTCTGCTTGCTatattcaagaaaaagaaagagaaacatCAGTGCAGGTCTGATAAgttaagaggaaaaaaaaagtatacaactaattcaaagtaaaaggaaaatataaccaaaatatcattttactGAATTGAAAGCCTGTTCAATTATGCAATTGAATTATGAGTTACTCAGAGAAGAGTGAAAATTATCGGTCTATACTCACCGAGAAGTATAGCAATGAGCATCGGCAGTTTTCTGCCAGATGAAAGTCTCATCTTGCTGAGCAATAAGACTCCAACAAATTTTTTCAGTGAATTGTTCCAATGGTGTTAacatgtttcttttcttcatacCTGTTGCACTTCCCTGTGGCTTACTTGTGGGCGaggttaaaataaaataacctCCAGGCTTGAGTAAGCGATCTACTTCTATTAGAAACATCCCCTCTGCTTTACAAAATCATAGTTAGAATGCAAAGCATGGGTAATTTTACGCCAGCTAAACTTGCTACTTAAATTTACTAAATATAGGTGTGAGCATGGATTAAGATCATACATACATCTAACAGTAACACATTAGATGATTCAGGCTACATgcattaaactttttttttttttaatatagtCTTTGTCATCAAAGGGTTTGAAAGAGGAAAATTTCAGCACTCAAATACCTTTCATGGCTAGCAGTTCGTAAATCTCTTTAGGGTTAAAATTATCCAGGAATTATTGCTGTAAACATGGTGCATTGGTGCAAAGCACTACATCTCTCTACCAAACAACTCTATGATGAAACACGGCATAGAGATTATCAATAAAATGTAGACTAAAGCAAGATCTCCCCAAATAACTTTGTACAAGTCAAAACAAAGAGTACTGATAAATAACAGAAAGTAATCCTACTCTTAAAACTCTGAAAATACCTTTCTTGTCCCAAACAATCCCACACTGAGCACAATGAACCATGTCAAATGACAATGATGGATGTGGAAGTTGTCTTGATACGAAATTGCCAATCATTGCTGGAAGACCTCTCTCAAGAGCTAACTGAACTTGGCTTCCAGTTGCCTCATATGCAGCAATACAAAGAGCCATCAATTGTAGTGAAACTAAATGAGCTCCGAAACTTCCAAATCCGCAACCAATATCAAGTACAGTGCGGACCTGTAATCAAAGATAGGAGTATTAAATACTGATAGTTTTACTTCCCTTTGAAGACCATACAATATCTTTCTCATACTTGTTAACACTACCATGCTAAAATATTAGCAAATATTTGATTCAAGAAATACCAAACTCTCAAAGCTCATGGTACGCCAAAGGACTAAAAAGAGTAAGAACGTTTTATAAAATGACATAGAGACTTACACCGGCTTGAAAAAAATCAGAGTCACTTCCCAGTCCCATCATCTCTGCAATCTGACGAGAATAATCTTTAACACCATCAAAAATTAAGCCATCCTCAGagtgaaaagcaatttgattCTCTTCAAGCAACATCAGTCTAGACAAGTtgttaaaagattaaaaaggtATATTAGAAAGCTGGTCCTGGTTACAGAAtgatcaaagaaaaataaatataagcTGCTACAACGAACAAACACTAATGAATTCTAAAAGATAAAGTTTGTAGTCAAAGGAGATAAGCCTGATACTTTCTCTACTTTAACaaagaattcaaatatttaCTGCATACCTCTTTGTCATGCTTCCAGAGGAAAGAAATTGATCTTTGGTTATCTTCACATTTCCACTCCATATCACATCCCTACCAGCTGGCCAACGGAGTGGAATCTTATAATCCTTAGGAGGGCGAACTAAACACCGCTTTCCTTGCCTTGAAGCTTCACAATGTCGATCGAACTCCTCTCCATCTTTAAACCCTACTAACAAATTTGCCGTCACATTGTAACAAGGaacataattttctctttctttggCACAAAGATCAAGCTCCCTTTGGCGACTAGCTCCCAGTGAGAGAGTTCTCAGCTCAAAATAATCGACTGCCGCCTGCTCCTTTAGCCTTCTATAGTTTGTATAAATCTCAGGTACAGGAGTGGAAGTTACAGAGTCAAAGGTATTAGATGATGACGATCCAAAGACTGCAATCAGCGCAAGCACACTAACAAAGCACAATAACAACCAACTGACCGGCGGTCTTGGACCGAAAATGAGGGATAGTTTATTGAGCCAAGGGCTTCTCATGTCCAAAGCTTTAAACAATCGAGGTTTGTAAAACCACTAAATAACCAATCCCTTTAGCTTAAATCTCCAAGAACTGCGAAAACCATAACCTATCATTACATATAAGCTTCTGTATATGTTACCATGAAGCCGGACAAGTCCAACAAGCATTGAAACCACCTCCTCTACACTCCTCTGTTCACCGATCTTTCACCAACCATCACAAGCAACAGAAAGCAAAACAGAACAAAATCCAGGTTCACTGTAAATCCACCATAAGCAATATcaagaaaaatcacaaaaatcaAGCTGAATTTTAATTCCTTATTACGGATCAATTATTCCACCCGAATTGAACGGCCTAAAACCGAATTACCAACTCCTAATCCAAACCATATGGAAAATTTACGCGGTAATTTATCAGAATCCAAACAGAGCCGATCGGAACTCAATTTTGAGTAATGCCGACTCCTCAGTCTCCAGCAAGTGACCAATCGCATCAAGCTGCAAATGATCCAACAAAAGATTAACAttcaaaagaaggaaaaagtttATAATTCTTTAACGGTCTGTTCGGTTGATGAAATGATTTTCGAATCTAACAAACAGTTATCAAAGCTTAAAACGGAAAATTCACTACACTCCAAATTCAGAATTCCTATTCTTGGAATAAAATGCATCACTTTCCGTATTTAGAATCCTGGAAAAGGAAAGTCAGATCTCAGAAAGGAAACAATACCAGATCAAGATCACtggaaccaaaaaaaaagaagaaacgcAAGCAAATCAAAATGCGAAAACCATTAAGAAAAAACAGAAGCAATGAGGGTTTACGTGTGGAGCGTAGCGTATACCGGTGGCGATTCACCTTCCGAATTGACAAATGGAGAGAGCGACAGAGCTAATGAGAcagcgagagagagagagagaaagaaacaaagaaaaaaagaggcTAATTTTATGGTTAATATAATCAGATCTAAAGGCTCTCACTTTTAGACAGACAAACAGGGAACAGAAATCATTTATTATTgcaaaaaaagttattttaattaaattgatttaattaagcAAAGCAGAGGTTCAGGAATAATTGCGTGCTTTGcaactctttttatttttctggaaataaaaaaaaataaaaataagatcGTGTTTGGTTAATGAACTACGCTACCCCTAGTGAAAAGAGCTGGAATAACAGGTGGCTGATGATTCATCGTTGATAGGCCGGGTCCTGATCTTCATCTGTGGGGCCTGGTGGAATAAACGATTCTGATTTTAGCCGTCAAATTAGTGGGAattaactttttcacttcttttaaTTGAGCGCCTAATGGAGGCTACTGCCTCGGTTCTCCTCTTGTCTccaattattttaatcttcaagcaattaaattaatcagggaattaatttaatctaGCCCATAATTAAACTGTCAAACCTTTATTAATGAGTTTTTGGTCTAGTTTTGATACATTAATTACATACACAtttgttaaatattttgatatttatataCAGTGagatagaaataatgatactattaaatataaataagatTATCGGGATAATCTTTATCTACtaagaaaaaatattagatTTGAATTCTAAAATTATAAGATAAGACGAACGATCTGTATCTTTAAGATTGATTATTCATCataagttatatttttttatacataCAATAAATATGTGTGTAAGCGCGTGTATTTATCAATGTGCCGTTATTCCTAAAATTACTCTATCTCCTCTTAt containing:
- the LOC18610273 gene encoding 14-3-3-like protein GF14 iota isoform X2, producing the protein MSNTEKERETHVYMAKLAEQAERYEEMVETMKQVAKLGCELTVEERNLLSVGYKNVIGARRASWRIMSSIEQKEESKGNEENVKLIKGYRQKVEEELSKICTDILGIIDKHLIPSSNSGEATVFYYKMKGDYYRYVAEFKTDQERKEAAEQSLKGYEAASAAANTDLPSTHPIRLGLALNFSVFHYEIMNSPERACHLAKQAFDEAISELDTLSEESYKDSTLIMQLLRDNLTLWTSDLPEDGGEDSVKGEDGKSTAEAEK
- the LOC18610274 gene encoding putative pentatricopeptide repeat-containing protein At1g26500 is translated as MLTRRLEPLLKPLSNSHLRLIATESTHPQLTNHPNPPNPITPINQSTLLKVCTILYQQQNSPDSRLHSSLSSSNPSINPEFFLQVCNTHPYSWRPIYRFFLYTRKLPHFTHNSLTFNKMLDVIGKSRNIELFWETCQEMGKLGLVNDKTFRIALKTLASARELKKCVEFFHLMNEFGVGYKLETLNKVVESLCKDKLVEEAKFVTFKLKEWVKPNGVTYKWLIWGFCDVGDLIEASKVWNLMVDEGLEPDVEAVETMMETFFKTNKFDEAMKAFQMMRVERMDDLGLSSYRLVIKWMCKRGKVEQANGVFEEMRQRGIQADNLTLASIIYGLLARGRIREAYRIAEGIEKPDISVYHALIKGLLRLRKASEATQVFREMINRGCEPIMHTYIMLLQGHLGKRGRKGHDPLVNFDTIFVGGLVKAGKTLEATKYVERTMKGGMEVPRFDYNKFLHYYSNEEGVAMFEEVGKKLREVGLFDLADILERYGQKMATRDKRRERYGQ
- the LOC18610275 gene encoding probable methyltransferase PMT5; amino-acid sequence: MRSPWLNKLSLIFGPRPPVSWLLLCFVSVLALIAVFGSSSSNTFDSVTSTPVPEIYTNYRRLKEQAAVDYFELRTLSLGASRQRELDLCAKERENYVPCYNVTANLLVGFKDGEEFDRHCEASRQGKRCLVRPPKDYKIPLRWPAGRDVIWSGNVKITKDQFLSSGSMTKRLMLLEENQIAFHSEDGLIFDGVKDYSRQIAEMMGLGSDSDFFQAGVRTVLDIGCGFGSFGAHLVSLQLMALCIAAYEATGSQVQLALERGLPAMIGNFVSRQLPHPSLSFDMVHCAQCGIVWDKKEGMFLIEVDRLLKPGGYFILTSPTSKPQGSATGMKKRNMLTPLEQFTEKICWSLIAQQDETFIWQKTADAHCYTSRKQNDVPLCKEGRDAPYYQALMPCVIGASSKRWIPIQNRSSSSHLSSAELEVHGVSTEDFFDDLQVWQSALKNYWSLLTPLIFSDHPKRPGDEDPLPPFNMVRNVMDMNAHYGGLNAAFLEEKKSVWVMNVVPVSARNTLPLILDRGFPGVLHDWCEPFPTYPRTYDMLHANGLLSHLSSERCSLMDLFVEMDRILRPEGWVVLSDKLGAIEWARAHATQIRWDARVIDLQNGSDQRLLVCQKPFVKK
- the LOC18610273 gene encoding 14-3-3-like protein GF14 iota isoform X1, producing MSNTEKERETHVYMAKLAEQAERYEEMVETMKQVAKLGCELTVEERNLLSVGYKNVIGARRASWRIMSSIEQKEESKGNEENVKLIKGYRQKVEEELSKICTDILGIIDKHLIPSSNSGEATVFYYKMKGDYYRYVAEFKTDQERKEAAEQSLKGYEAASAAANTDLPSTHPIRLGLALNFSVFHYEIMNSPERACHLAKQAFDEAISELDTLSEESYKDSTLIMQLLRDNLTLWTSDLPEDGGEDSVKGEDGKSTAEAEVKGEK